The sequence GTTATGTATGATGTGTACAGTGTTTTCTATGCTGACCTTTACTAACTGAAACTTTTCTAATAAACGGTgacatatcatatcatattgtatcgtatcatattgtttcatatcgtatcgtatcgcacTGTTTCGTATCATAtaattttgtattgttttgtattgaattgtattgtatcatactgCATGGTACGGCATGGCATGGCatcgtattgtattgcattgtattgctTAGTATGGGATCAATATGACCCAGTGAAAGAGAAAGCGGGACTGAAACAGATAAGTGCTTCACAGAGGGatgtctcccacacacacacacacacacacattaatcaaTCACCACACACAGCCCAATGATACATTGCAAATTAACAGAATTGAACTCCTAACTGCCggtagtgtgtgtatgaaaaagAACAGTTGCTGTCTTGACAACATTAAAACATGGCTACAAAGGAAAAGTATTGAAATGAATTGTTCATTCCAGTTTGCTGGTTGTGATAACAGCGAGCCAGTGTGTGGTGGCAAGTGATGTGACTCCTGAtctgagagacagactgagctGTCCAGTCATTGACCAGGATGCAATTTAATCCAACGCATAAGGCTTTCATAAACCAGAGGATTATTCTGTGACAGGCCAAATCATCTAAATCATATGCTTAATGCCACTAATGACTTGCTTGCTGTATCCCACCAGCCTGCTGTGATGGGTTCCCTACCCCATCTCTctatggggggtggggggtggggtccCAAACTTTATCATGACAAGGCCAGTCAGATAAAAGCACATTAGACCATGCAAACAGAGACAAGTCCTGCAGAAAGCACAGTCCATGCTCTCTAAGTCTGTGAACTCCCCCTCAACTGGCACTTGTTTCAGATAAAAACCAACAGATACAAACACTCTTTTGTTCCCTTAGCCATCACTTTAATTTACAGACATAACTAGAGAAATCCTGCTATTATTGCACACTGGCTTTTATTGCAcactttattgtattgtatgtctCTCACTTGTCATTGCCTACTTTCTCTGGTGGCTTTTTTTTGCATGCTGTGTCTTATGTTTTTCTACCTGCCTGCAAATCAGTTGCCCTCTGGGGACTAAAtgaagaactgaactgaactgaattgaactgaacccCTGTTTGAAGATTTTGCCCCAAGGAACCCTATCTGGCAAGACTCTTATGACTTGGAAAATAATTGCTGTCTGTACTGTAAGTAGGCTAAGTGACACCTCTGATCAAAGCCGTCATCTTTATACACTATCATTTAGTgaatacaataaaaatgaaattaagcTTCTTCATATTGTTTGTCACTTTGGAAATAGGCCACTGGAAAGTCAACAGCCTAATGAAACCTATAAAATGCTCCCTGGGGGATTTACATCTGGTTAGCAATACTGCGGGCCTATAAAACCCGAATGGTCATAAAATAGGCTAATATATCCTCCCCTTGTTTATGTGCCTAATTGTTTGCTGTTTTCATCCATTTAGTAGCGGTCGCTATTGACTGTGCGATCGAAGATGTACAACCATGACGCAGGTTGTGTCTGACGCACGACATGGGCGGATTTTCTGCttattcactgcaaaaaatgttcatctcaacaagtcattttAGTCTCATTTTCAGGTTTAAAATCAGAGTGAAACGTGAAAagttctgccaatggggtgagatgattcagcttgtttccaatgcagtgtcAGTGTCACTTGTGTCAGGAATTTTCcagaaacaagtgtcaatatcttaAAACAAGGCAGGGGAAAAGCTCATTCCGCCAGTATCGAGACAATTCCACTTTATTCAAGAAAATTGCTGTAACAAGTCGActtgcattggaagcaagtgaaattatctcacttcACTGGCAGGTTTTTTCACTTATCgcaagaaaaatacgatttttaGAATCAATACTAGATGAAATGACCCGGTCAGAtgggtattttttgcagtgttctcctcctcctcctcctccccctcctaaCGAGAGAAAGGGGGCAGGTCCTTTTGTAGTGGGCTCCATTACTGCCTCGGCAGGTGATGCTGCAGCTCACACGGGGCTTTAGAGTTGACAGCGAGCCTCCCTGCTTATCTGGTTATAATTATAGCGGGTGACCTGGTTTCAGCACCGCGGCTCGTTAACAGCTCCAGAGCAGAGCGGAGATTTGGCCGGCCCCTCCCCGCCCGGTGCGTCTCACAGAGCGGGTAACGCAGGGCGCAGCCTCCCGCGGCAGTTTCAGCACCAGCAGCCGGACGGAGCGGAGCTGTCCAGACATTCAGCACTTTCTCGGGGgggaccagaccagaccagaccagaccacagGCAGACGACAGCCGGGAGATAACCTCCTCCTGGACACTGGGAGACTGCTTGTTTCAGGATGGCGTCAAACTGCATTGGCCTTTTCATCCTCTTCCAGCTCGTAGCTCTGAATGTAGTGTGCCCGATATCTGCCTTTCCCACACCTGCAGCCTCAGTGGATGGTGAGTTGGTCAAAGCTTTCTGTGCGCTTAAGAGAATAAGAGCTATAGTAATCgcataatacatttttgaaggGTGCTTTACAGATAGCCTATCACAGGAAAAACTGTAGCCTAAGTCCTGACAAGAATATTAGTGATGGAATAGGCATATGGGATGAAAAAATACCACCAAGTGCAataaggtcattataaactcactattgagcgccatagacacactataggtccctattggaatattatagagatactacaggagattaaaaataccattaagtacgataaggtcaccATAACCTCACTATTGATTACCATCGATACATTATAAACCCCTATGTTGTGGGAATGTAATAGTAATACTattgaagatgaaaaaaaaaataccatttaGTAGCCTAGTCACTAGACTATTGGATACCACAAACATACTATAGGTCATTACATAGCCTACTAAAGgtcattataggaatattatgggaatGTTTTAGTGATTTCTCGTTATGTTTTGTAGCTACTGCATCAGCTATTATAACAATTCATCGATTTAACGACAAAATATAGCAGAAGTGAAGCCGTTAAAGTTAAGCTCAGCAATAGCTGGTGGACTGATAGAAATAAACAAGTGGTAGACGCCTGGTCGCATGTTCAGGCCGCCTGTGGTCTATTTTCGCCGCAGTTTAATCTTTTGTGTGGTAATCCGATTAAACTCTGCCTCTGCGGGTCGAGTCGTGAGTTGTGAAGGCAGAAACTATTGCATTAAAATTGAAACTTGAAAtgaatttaagaaaaaaaaacttcaatgAACCACTTCAccaaaataaatctaaatgtGATTGAAAATTATATTAGCTCAATGGACAAATCTTGTTTATCTTTGTTGATATCATTAATCTGTGTGCAaattctgtgtctgtctgtgcatatTCTATAACATTAGTAGCCAGAGCTTTCTTTGAGCTTCCAGTCTGATAATTacatgctctttttctgttGTAGATAAAACTGTGTACAATAGACAGCTGACAGAAGAAAGACCACTACAAGAGCAGGTgagcccccctctctccctcttcctccctccacatGCCCTATAGCTAATATTTCCCATCCAATATCCGGCCAAATGGGCTTGGTCACTTGCCAAACAAGCTAGATAATGGAGCAACAAACATATTAATAAGAGCTTATCCAAAGTGGAAATTGTTTGTTTAATGTTTGTCATTTCCCCAGATTGCTGAGGCAGACAGCGTGAAGGCTGCAGTACAGTCAGCAGGTAAGACGACACCTCACTGCCAATCAATGAATTACTTTATTTCCGCCTGCATGTAGAGTGGCTTCATGTTGCAGCACTTACAGTAAAACAGGCTACATTGGTACTGAGAGAGATCTATAGCTCTCATAGCACACAGCCTCATCAGTGTGAGGTGAAGTTTTGTTTATCCCTTGGTTTAACTTGGTGTATATCTCCATTTTGACCAATTTCTTTGCCTTAATTCAGAGACCAGGCCTCCCGCAGCTCCCAAGGACACAGAGTCAGAGCAGGACAGCGATGACTTCACCGTGCTAAAATCACTGGCTGAAGGTCAGAAATCAAAGGAGAGCGATGAGAAGCCAGTCCAGGCGGAGCAGTACGTCCCGGACGAGTCAGACTCCACCAAGAGCCGCCGCCTGGCCGAGGACTACGACTCCACCAAGAACGGAATGGACTATGGCAAGTACCAAGGTAACGCACACCTGTCACCGCGCACCCACGCTCAACAGGCCCTGCATGCTGTGGCGCCGTTTGTAAAGGTGCTGACACCGAGGTGAGGCTGCTGGGACTGAGCCCGTCTGCTTGTCTGACTTCTGCCCCGCCGCCAAGGGCAAGTCTCCTGCCTCATGCCTCTATCTGGCACTGGCAGGACACCAGGCAGACATTTTGTGGgaaggcagagacagaaagagggagagaacacgtgtggttgtgtgtgggagagagagagagagagaaagagagagacagagagtgagagagccagagaacatgtgtgtgtgtgtgtgagagagggaaagaaagagaggattaTCTTCTCTCCTGCTGTCCGCTGAGACATTGTGGTTGCGGAAGCTAACGCTAAGCTACCAGCAGTAAAGCTTCTTCCTTCATCTCTTTACAGCAGACTGTAAACACGGGCTTGGATGTTTAAGATGCCCACCATGACTGTCTCATCTCCGTCTCACATGGAATaatgaaaagacagaggaaaagacacagaaaagaaTTTGAGAAGCCTCTGACAAATACAGTGATAAAGATCAGTCTGTTCTTTACAAGCCTGCTATCATCCAGCTCTTCATTGAAGCACATTGATCACTGATCGACAATTATCTTACAAATTAGGTCAGGACTAGCTCCTacatcacatgaaaaaacaacTTCCTGTATTTGGGCCAAACACTTACTTTTGAACTGATATTTGTGAGTTCATTTAATTGTATAATGTGCTGTTTTTTATGCAGATTTTGATTCAGATTGAATTTCATTGGACCCCACTGTGGCACAGTACACATTGCACCGTATATGCATGTAATTCGATGCATTTGTTGCACCGATCATCAGCATAATGCAGAGTCTCTGAGCTGAAGTGACTCAGATACAAAGTGCTGAGTGCCACAGTTCACCTTTTCATGCTGTTGGCTCGGCTATGATAAACAGCTCATCACTTTACACAAAGTCTAAATTTGGCTCCACGGTCTGGCTTTCATTTCAAATCATctagagtgagacagaaataTTCCTGGTATTCAAAGGTACATCATTGATGATTCATCCAATGTAGGACAAAGTATTCTGGTGTTGCGGATGTGCCTTGTGCGCAGCTTAGAAAAGCAACCGTTTTTAGAGATGGTTATGTAAGAGTCAAGCTGCAACAGTTCCACAGTTCTCACTCGATAATGCAAAAATAGATATATTGAACAGTTGAGTGGTGAGGGATGtgggagtgagtgagaaatagaaaagagaagaggcgaagagagtaggaggaggagaggagagaggaagagagaggagaggaggaggagaggagaggagagaggaagagaggacaggagagaaaggaTAGAAAGTAGAGAAGAGGACAAATCATTAACTGACAGATATGTGCTCCATCCACAGGGAGAGGAGCTTTACTGCTTCAGAAGTCTTGGTTAGACATTTTATCAAAACACAACCATGGGACAATacagaaagggggagagagacagagaaactgaggagaggagagagacagaagagagtgGAGTCAAAACAGCAAGAGTCATAACAGTCCAGAATCAAAGCAGAAGCACATGTGTTACTCTTTACATGTCCCGTGATACCAACTAATGAGTGCCTTTAGAGAGCTAGACGTGGCTAACACATGgcttctctcctctcagacGACCCAGAGAGCTTCCGTCAGGTGGACGGCACCCCGCTGACAGCAGAGGACATTGTCCAGAAGATCGCAAACAAGATCTACGAGGAGGACGACAGAGGAGTGTTCGACAGGATCGTCTCCAAGCTGCTCAAACTGGGCTTGGTGGGTTCTGCCTCTTGTGTCCTCATATGGCTTTCAGGTCGGCGCGGCATGTGACGTGGCATTTACTCAACAGGAGCTCTCATCTCGCCCTCCCTGTTCCACTTTCTTCACTGGGAGGGGAACACGTGTGAACTGTGCACCGGTCCGCAGGAGAAAAACATTTCCGCTCTGAAATATCTTTTTGCTACTCAATAAGTAATTTGAAAGCCCCCAAATTGCTCCATTTCCCCAGGCTGGGTCTGTCACTGACAGTAGCAAATAGGTGATAGATTGAGATTGATTGGATTTAGAGTCAGTACATGCTGCTCTACCACACATTATAGTACATTAAattgttctctgtctctctctgtgtagatcacagacagtcaggcagataCTCTGGAGTACCAGGTAGCTGAGGCTCTCCAGGATCTCATCGCCAAGAACGCCAAGAACAATGAGATTGAGGACCTGGATGGGGACTATCCAGCAACCAGGGGGGAGCAGGACAACCAGAGGTCAGACGCCAACACGGTAAGACCTGcaaacaatgatgatgatgataatcaCATATTAtcagaggtggtagaagtacactaattccttactcaagtaaaagtgcaaatactcatctaaaaatatactctggtaaaaggtgaagtaccatttcaaatcctttactcaaatcaatgtataaaagtacatggtcttaaatttacttgaagtataaaacaaaagtattcctctaaaaaaggcatttctaaAGTATTAAATGGGTGTCtctgttgagcgttcctctgaatcACAGATGAAAAAGAGTCTGCACCTCAAATCACTAACATTAATTCTAGCACAGCTGAATTCACCATCGTTAATTCCACTCTTTTTtactccctttccctcctttttggtgGTGTTGCTTTGGtgtacaagcagccaatcacatttggcacttgatcagctgcttccagGATGGAAGCTgtctaatgtgaaaaaaaataaaaattaaaaaaaaataaaataatcagttgatgatttcccgaaaatgtagtgagtagaaagtatagatttttcttCTGAAATCTagtgaataaaagtaaaaagtcttaagtgaaagaaaaacttgagttaagtacagatacttgaaaatcttacttaagtacagtaacaaAGAATTTTTACTTAGTTACTTCTCACCTCACCTTCATTATGATAATGAAAACAATGATAATGGCAAAAACTATAATAACGCTGATGTTTCCAGGACGAGCCCAGGCGCCGATACaacggggaggaggaggacgatgtggaggaagatgaagatcAGATCGAGGACAACGCGGACAGGGATGCAGAAGGAGAGGGGGGCGACGCGGCGGACAACACCTGGGACAGAGACACCGAGGAGGGCAACGAGGTGAGCCCCGAGGACGGGCTCCAGGACCTGCAGTACTTCCCCAACTTCTACCGTCTGCTCAAGAGCCTCGACTCAGGTAAACACCGCAGATCTGCTGTTTCAATCGCCGCCTCCTTTCTCCCGTGGCCTGTGGGTACAGTCGGATCAGGAAGAGGGCTAGAGAGGTTGTTGTCATGGCGATATTGTTGCGAAGGATGAGTCATGAGTCATGGCTTTGTTCCATCTGCCTTTGTCTCCCCGATGCCTCTTTATAGAGGAGCTGCGGGTGAAAGAGttgcccgcacacacacacatacaagctaATTACTAAACTAATTACTTCAAATCCTCATTATGATGATCCCCACAGTAAAACATCATGAAGCATTAACACAATAGTCACAGATTACCGTTAACATTGATTGTAGATATTGATCCTGTATATTGATATGAGTCCTCTGGTTTGCCGTTATAGATCAAGAcacccaggagagagagacgttgATCACCATCATGAAGACGCTGATTGACTTTGTGAAGATGATGGTGAAGTACGGCACCATCACACCGGAGGAGGGAGTCTCCTATCTGGGTAAGACTAAACATAGTCTATTTATAGATGGGTACATTCAATGCCAGTCCTCGAGGCGAGAGTCCTTGAAGACTTCATTGCATTTTATAGTTAATAAGGGTGTGCATTAGTGGTGGATGGAAGATgggattttacattttttacagtttCACTCCCTCcgctgcatttctttgtttgtgtgtgtttctctgtgtcggtgtgtgcgagtgtgcctgtgtctgtctctgtgcttaatgtgtgcctttgtgtgtgtgcgtacagcCGAGCCAATTTTCCTTATCAGCCGGTGCAGCGGAGTGTGAAGCCTGTTCTGGCAGATTAGTGTCAGGGACGCCCTATAACCAGGCGTGTTTTACGGCTGGCCATCTCATTTGCAGCCAGTGGAAAGGTCAGCCACCTGTAAGGGACAGCTGTCATCTTTCTGCCTCAGGAACCTCTGGACCCAAcatctccctccatccaaaCGACATTCAATCCCAGAcaggaaacaaataaaaaaaacctcagcTGTTTGCTAGTCGAGAGCAGATTTAATTCTACTTTATAGTCAACTGGACCATATGCTTATCTCACTATCTCTATGGAGTTCAggtacaaccacgatacgatgtgataaagttcaatgacaataaagtatgactgtgcagaattaggtttatttctgagacacaaatctttctagcaatggcattggcttgctagaatataaacaattgaaaaatgtcattacaaagtgcaaataatatactataatttggatggagagcttgtgaaattgaaattgtgatgggcaagcagtctcatttgtgattactacagcagaataaaatgtagctaatatcgcgattcatttttctgccccacgatatgtattgtcacatttttgtattgcgatatattgaattttgatatattgtcccattccTAGTAACTACATAGAATTGCTTCACAGCATGTATATCCCACTATAGTAACTGTGATAAAGTGTTAAAACAGAGGCTGAGCTATGCAGGCTGTGGCAGGACTAATCAATACTCCTTCAGATGACCCTGGTCAGGTATTGGGCCTCCAAGCCACGCTTACATCTGAGCAAATGCCCACTTCCATGTGATTTACGTCCACAACTTAAAAAACACTGCTGACAGTAGACACCAGGACAAACAAAGGGCCTACACACATATACCATTACGCAAGATGGGAGTTTCCTAGGCAACGATTTGACTTCATGTATAGGTTGTATGGAGATGATAGGATGGAGTTGCAGTGTCGCCTAGCAACATTGTTTCCCCCCCGCTGGCCTTGAGACTCGGATGAGTCATCTAGGTACACAACTGTCATACacacagctgtcaatcaaagctAATCTGCCTGAGGGAGATACTGGCcacaagctgagagagagagaggctgtgacGTATGCtgcaagggagagagatatTGAAGAAGAGTGTGGgggaggtagaaagagagagggat is a genomic window of Centroberyx gerrardi isolate f3 chromosome 1, fCenGer3.hap1.cur.20231027, whole genome shotgun sequence containing:
- the scg3 gene encoding secretogranin-3 — encoded protein: MASNCIGLFILFQLVALNVVCPISAFPTPAASVDDKTVYNRQLTEERPLQEQIAEADSVKAAVQSAETRPPAAPKDTESEQDSDDFTVLKSLAEGQKSKESDEKPVQAEQYVPDESDSTKSRRLAEDYDSTKNGMDYGKYQDDPESFRQVDGTPLTAEDIVQKIANKIYEEDDRGVFDRIVSKLLKLGLITDSQADTLEYQVAEALQDLIAKNAKNNEIEDLDGDYPATRGEQDNQRSDANTDEPRRRYNGEEEDDVEEDEDQIEDNADRDAEGEGGDAADNTWDRDTEEGNEVSPEDGLQDLQYFPNFYRLLKSLDSDQDTQERETLITIMKTLIDFVKMMVKYGTITPEEGVSYLENLDAMIAMQTKNKLGKSLGPPDFTGPNGKNDEDDNTKAEAAKMQKEYENLKDSTKEEQPPTETNQPGKSETYLEAIRKNIEWLKKHNKEEGKDDYDLSKLKDFMDQQVDSYIEKGIIAKDEGDTIKRIYSSL